One genomic segment of Pyruvatibacter mobilis includes these proteins:
- a CDS encoding glycosyltransferase gives MSFLTDLVSLDLTALALLALAAWLFLTWGRADFWKADVWLAPEPASPTAMTSSVTVVIPARNEAETIARTVSSLTHQTFSGPLRIIVVDDQSTDATAAEAEGAATNHVPVETVSGTALPPGWSGKVWAMAQGLERATSDAQQPDYILFTDADIEYRPATLDKMVRKADADGLTFVSFMARLDARGIWGKLLIPAFIYFFQLIYPFKRANTRYDSLAAAAGGCFLVRREALDAMGGLAAIKGEIIDDCQLARALKHARPAHDTLTTLTHDVTSLRDNRALDSIWNMVARTAFTQLAHSWLALAGTLLGLMLTFIVPVWALFAWVTGSAPWHDGLMGCAALLLMARTYWPTVRLYGLSPAWALSLPGAAVIYCGATITSAFRHARGSGARWKGRSYAAG, from the coding sequence TCTCGTCTCGCTGGATCTGACCGCCCTTGCCCTTCTTGCCCTGGCCGCATGGCTTTTCCTGACATGGGGACGGGCGGATTTCTGGAAGGCGGATGTATGGCTTGCACCGGAGCCTGCATCGCCCACCGCGATGACCAGTTCGGTGACAGTCGTCATCCCGGCCCGGAATGAGGCGGAGACGATCGCCCGGACAGTGTCTTCCCTGACGCACCAGACTTTTTCCGGCCCCTTGCGGATCATCGTCGTCGACGACCAGAGCACGGATGCCACGGCAGCGGAGGCGGAAGGCGCTGCCACCAATCATGTGCCGGTCGAAACCGTATCCGGCACGGCGCTTCCGCCCGGCTGGTCCGGCAAGGTATGGGCCATGGCACAGGGATTGGAACGCGCCACATCCGACGCGCAACAGCCCGACTACATTCTCTTTACCGATGCGGACATCGAGTATCGGCCTGCGACACTCGACAAGATGGTGCGTAAGGCCGACGCGGACGGCCTGACCTTTGTTTCGTTCATGGCGCGGCTGGATGCCCGCGGGATCTGGGGCAAGCTGCTGATCCCGGCATTCATCTACTTTTTCCAGCTCATCTACCCGTTCAAGCGCGCCAACACCCGATATGACAGCCTTGCCGCGGCAGCAGGGGGCTGTTTCCTGGTGCGGCGCGAGGCGCTGGATGCCATGGGCGGCCTGGCGGCCATCAAGGGTGAAATCATTGACGACTGCCAATTGGCCCGCGCCCTGAAGCATGCCCGCCCCGCCCATGACACGCTGACCACCCTCACCCATGACGTGACCTCCCTGCGGGACAACAGGGCGCTGGATAGCATTTGGAACATGGTGGCCCGCACGGCTTTCACGCAGCTTGCCCATAGCTGGTTGGCGCTGGCAGGCACCCTCCTTGGCTTGATGTTGACCTTCATCGTACCCGTTTGGGCGCTGTTCGCATGGGTCACGGGATCCGCACCCTGGCATGACGGCCTGATGGGATGTGCTGCGCTTTTGCTCATGGCTCGGACATACTGGCCGACCGTCAGACTCTATGGGCTGTCCCCTGCGTGGGCGTTAAGCCTGCCCGGCGCTGCCGTGATCTATTGCGGTGCGACCATTACCTCGGCATTCCGGCATGCCCGCGGCTCCGGCGCGCGCTGGAAGGGCCGCAGCTACGCGGCAGGCTGA